From Penicillium psychrofluorescens genome assembly, chromosome: 1, one genomic window encodes:
- a CDS encoding uncharacterized protein (ID:PFLUO_001908-T1.cds;~source:funannotate), which yields MQRENKTFLARLCEQAERYDEMVTYMKEVANIGGELTVDERNLLSVAYKNVVGTRRASWRIISSIEQKEESKGSDDHIGTVRDYRQQIETELEKVCQDVLDVLDDALIPKAETGESKVFYYKMKGDYHRYLAEFASGNKRKVAATAAHEAYKNATDVAQTDLTPTHPIRLGLALNFSVFYYEILNSPDRACHLAKQAFDDAIAELDSLSEESYRDSTLIMQLLRDNLTLWTSSDGNEGEGAGSAEPKAEEQEAAPAAEDKAEEPKAEES from the exons ATGCAGCGTGAGAA CAAGACGTTCCTCGCGCGGCTCTGCGAACAGGCCGAGCGCTATGATG AGATGGTTACGTACATGAAG GAAGTCGCCAAC ATCGGGGGCGAGCTTACCGTCGACGAGCGTAACCTGCTCTCTGTCGCGTACAAGAACGTGGTCGGCACCCGCCGTGCCTCGTGGcgcatcatctcctccatcgagcagaaggaggagtcCAAGGGCTCTGATGACCACATTGGCACTGTCCGTGACTACcgccagcagatcgagactgagctggagaaggtgtgCCAGGATGTCCTGGATGTCCTCGATGACGCCCTCATCCCCAAGGCGGAGACTGGCGAGTCCAAGGTCTTTTACTACAAGAT GAAGGGTGATTACCACCGCTACCTGGCCGAGTTCGCTTCGGGCAACAAGCGCAAGGTcgctgccactgccgccCACGAGGCCTACAAG AACGCTACCGACGTTGCCCAGACTGATCTCACCCCGACGCATCCCATTCGCCTTGGTCTCGCGCTGAACTTCTCCGTCTTCTACTACGAGATCCTGAACTCTCCCGATCGCGCATGCCACCTGGCTAAGCAGGCCTTTGATGACGCCATTGCGGAGCTGGATTCGCTGTCTGAGGAGAGCTACCGTGACAGCACCCTGATCAtgcagctgctgcgggacAACCTGACCCTGTGGACCTCGTCGGACGGCaacgagggcgagggcgcTGGCTCCGCTGAGCCCAAGGctgaggagcaggaggctGCCCCCGCTGccgaggacaaggccgaggagcccaaggccgaggagTCTTAA
- a CDS encoding uncharacterized protein (ID:PFLUO_001906-T1.cds;~source:funannotate), producing MPPSKWDEEESSSSDSSSESDSAPVPVAARRRFDDEEDDDVLDSWDAAEDSEVEREKVKKAAEAEAAAKAKAAANKKTKAQRIEEHREERRKQIDEDDLDISEDEAERRQRLRQTEQDADLKHAQDLIGDIDLNRKRGAPKAVVVTDSADPTNAIDLSAMPLFKPTTKDQFAKLSETLIPLLAPHSKKPHYSLWAQDFVRQLVKEMPSGDIKKIASALTTAGNEKMREERAADKGSKKSKAAKTKVSVVTTRENHIDSNAYDGDDGLADDDFM from the exons ATGCCTCCTTCAAAGTGGG acgaggaagagagttcctcctccgactcctCCTCCGAGAGCGATAGCGCCCCTGTCCCCGTCGCGGCGCGCCGCAGAttcgacgacgaagaggatgacgat GTCCTCGATTCCTGGGACGCAGCTGAAGACTCGGAAGTCGAGCGCGAGAAAGTCAAGAAAGCCGCTGAGGCTGAAGCCGCCGCGAAAGCCAAGGCCGCagccaacaagaagaccaaggcgCAGCGGATAGAAGAGCACCGGGAGGAGCGGCGAAAACAgatcgacgaagacgacCTGGATATCAGCGAAGACGAGGCCGAGCGGCGCCAACGCCTGCGCCAAACGGAACAGGACGCGGATCTCAAGCACGCGCAGGATCTGATCGGAGACATCGATCTGAACCGCAAACGCGGCGCGCCCAAGGCCGTTGTCGTGACGGACTCGGCCGATCCGACTAACGCGATTGACCTGAGTGCCATGCCGCTATTCAAGCCGACTACCAAGGACCAGTTTGCGAAGCTGAGCGAGACGCTTATCccgctgctggcgccgcACTCCAAGAAGCCGCACTACAGCCTGTGGGCGCAGGATTTTGTTCGGCAACTGGTGAAGGAAATGCCGTCGGGTGATATCAAGAAGATTGCCAGTGCACTCACCACGGCAGGCAATGAGAAGATGCGCGAGGAGCGCGCTGCGGACAAGGGAagcaagaagagcaaggcgGCCAAGACGAAGGTTTCCGTGGTCACGACCAGGGAGAACCACATCGACAGCAACGCCTACGATGGTGATGACGGCCTGGCGGATGATGACTTCATGTAA
- a CDS encoding uncharacterized protein (ID:PFLUO_001905-T1.cds;~source:funannotate), with product MPISKIHARSVYDSRGNPTVEVDVVTETGLHRAIVPSGASTGQHEAVELRDGDKTHWGGKGVLKAVKNVNETIGPALIKENIDVKDQAKVDSFLNNLDGSANKGNLGANAILGVSLAIAKAAAAEKGVPLYAHISDLAGTKKPYVLPVPFQNVLNGGSHAGGRLAFQEFMIVPDTAPSFSEALRQGSEVYQKLKSLAKQKYGQSAGNVGDEGGVAPDIQTAEEALDLITDAIEKAGYTGKMHIAMDVASSEFYKVDAKKYDLDFKNPDSDPSKWLTYEQLADLYKSLAAKYPIVSIEDPFAEDDWEAWSYFYKTSDFQIVGDDLTVTNPLRIKKAIELKSCNALLLKVNQIGTMTESIQAAKDSYADGWGVMVSHRSGETEDVTIADIAVGLRSGQIKTGAPARSERLAKLNQILRIEEELGPNAVYAGQNFRTAVNL from the exons ATGCCTATCTCCAAGATCCACGCTCGTTCCGTCTACGACTCGCGCGGTAACCCCACCGTCGAGGTGGATGTTGTCACCGAGACCGGTCTGCACCGCGCCATTGTCCCCTCTGGTGCCTCTACTG GCCAGCACGAGGCCGTCGAGCTCCGTGATGGTGACAAGACCCACTGGGGTGGAAAGG GTGTTCTCAAGGCTGTGAAGAACGTCAACGAGACCATCGGTCCTGCCCTCATCAAGGAGAACATCGATGTCAAGGACCAGGCCAAGGTTGACTCTTTCCTCAACAACCTGGACGGCTCCGCCAACAAGGGCAACCTGGGTGCCAATGCCATCCTTGGTGTCAGCTTGGCCATTGCcaaggctgctgccgctgaGAAGGGCGTTCCCCTGTATGCCCATATCTCCGACCTGGCCGGAACCAAGAAGCCCTACGTCCTCCCCGTCCCCTTCCAGAACGTCTTGAACGGCGGCTCCCACGCTGGTGGCCGTCTGGCTTTCCAGGAGTTCATGATTGTGCCTGA CACCgccccctccttctccgagGCTCTCCGTCAGGGCTCCGAGGTCTACCAGAAGCTCAAGTCCCTCGCCAAGCAGAAGTACGGCCAGTCCGCTGGCAACGTCGGCGACGAGGGTGGTGTTGCCCCCGATATCcagaccgccgaggaggccctGGACCTGATCACCGAcgccatcgagaaggccggcTACACCGGCAAGATGCACATCGCCATGGACGTTGCCTCCAGCGAGTTCTACAAGGTCGATGCCAAGAAGTACGACCTGGACTTCAAGAACCCTGACAGTGACCCCTCCAAGTGGCTCACCTACGAGCAGCTGGCCGACCTGTACAAGTCGCTGGCTGCCAAGTACCCCATTGTCAGCATTGAGGACCCCTTCGCCGAGGACGACTGGGAGGCCTGGAGCTACTTCTACAAGACCTCGGACTTCCAGATCGTCGGTGACGACCTGACGGTCACCAACCCGCTACGCATCAAGAAGGCCATTGAGCTCAAGTCCTGCAACGCCCTTCTGCTCAAGGTTAACCAGATCGGTACCATGACCGAGTCCATccaggccgccaaggacTCGTACGCCGACGGTTGGGGTGTCATGGTCTCCCACCGCTCCGGTGAGACCGAGGATGTCACGATTGCCGACATTGCGGTCGGTCTGCGCTCTGGCCAGATCAAGACCGGTGCTCCCGCCCGCTCGGAGCGTTTGGCCAAGCTGAACCAGATCCTCCGtattgaggaggagctcggcCCCAACGCTGTGTACGCCGGCCAGAACTTCCGCACTGCGGTCAACCTGTAA
- a CDS encoding uncharacterized protein (ID:PFLUO_001907-T1.cds;~source:funannotate): MVTPLPPLIFEPNALYLLLLDRGDTYLFHWQLYLSTSPHDGITYHVNNEASPTAWEFESCQTISLPTCSRLLLALQVGVLEPMLHAAMGERLKQVPLTLYSTRYREQLTSRVWVKEALFALDDEGYITLQKSVKDIEEEAKYLAMLNKSKDKRTVTKSTGYM, translated from the coding sequence ATGGTCACACCACTCCCACCGCTAATATTCGAACCCAACGCTCTttacctcctcctcctggaccGCGGCGACACCTACCTCTTCCACTGGCAACTCTACCTCTCGACGAGCCCTCACGACGGCATAACCTACCACGTAAATAACGAGGCAAGCCCAACAGCCTGGGAGTTTGAGTCCTGCCAAACAATCTCGCTGCCCACCTGCAGCAGACTACTGCTAGCGCTGCAAGTAGGCGTCCTGGAGCCAATGCTACACGCCGCGATGGGGGAGAGATTGAAACAGGTGCCGCTGACGCTGTACTCGACGCGGTATCGAGAACAGCTCACGAGTCGGGTTTGGGTGAAGGAGGCGCTGTTTGCgcttgatgacgagggctATATCACGCTGCAGAAGAGTGTCAAGGAtattgaggaggaggccaagtATCTTGCTATGCTGAATAAGAGTAAAGACAAGAGGACGGTTACGAAGTCTACTGGGTATATGTAA